A genomic window from Fibrobacter sp. includes:
- a CDS encoding type III PLP-dependent enzyme: MDFKRVQELVAQHGTPVLFLSESRLKESYRTLKAALPGVSLYYAVKSNATREIISILDSEGSCFDVCSNGEIDVLRGCGITADRCIHTHPIKRDSDIRYALEYGMQIFVADNEDELLKMVPYKDKVRVLIRMSIQNPGCLVNLSHKFGVAPEKTFDLIRKAHEMGLRIAGISFHAGSQNENSFKYIEALQYCRDICKKAALRGIDIEIIDIGGGFPIDYLTKVLPMARFCQPINEYLERYFSSYRIIAEPGRVLSGRSMTLAARVMGKSLRNGVWWYYLDEGVYGSFSGKIYDHAEYPMFVAKDGERYNSVLAGPTCDSIDILYENISLPLLDIGDLIIFESMGAYTCASASAFNGFPKARIVVVD; this comes from the coding sequence ATGGATTTCAAAAGAGTTCAGGAGCTTGTTGCACAGCACGGAACTCCAGTGCTTTTTCTGTCCGAAAGCCGGCTCAAGGAGTCCTATCGTACCCTCAAAGCCGCACTTCCGGGTGTTTCTCTTTACTATGCAGTTAAATCCAATGCTACCCGGGAGATCATCTCCATTCTCGACAGCGAAGGCAGCTGCTTTGATGTCTGCTCAAACGGAGAAATAGATGTGCTCAGGGGATGCGGAATTACGGCCGACCGCTGTATCCATACCCATCCCATAAAACGCGACTCCGATATCCGTTATGCCCTGGAATACGGGATGCAGATATTTGTGGCAGACAATGAAGATGAACTGCTCAAGATGGTTCCGTATAAGGACAAAGTCAGGGTTCTGATAAGAATGAGTATTCAGAATCCCGGATGCCTTGTAAACCTCTCTCACAAGTTCGGTGTGGCTCCGGAGAAGACATTTGACCTTATACGTAAAGCACATGAGATGGGTCTGAGGATCGCAGGAATCAGTTTTCACGCAGGTTCACAAAACGAAAACTCTTTTAAGTACATCGAAGCGCTCCAATACTGCCGTGATATCTGCAAAAAGGCCGCCTTGAGAGGTATCGACATCGAAATCATCGATATTGGGGGAGGTTTTCCTATTGACTACCTGACCAAGGTTCTTCCAATGGCACGCTTCTGCCAGCCCATAAACGAGTACCTGGAAAGATATTTTTCAAGCTACCGTATTATCGCTGAACCAGGGCGGGTTCTGAGCGGAAGGTCGATGACCCTTGCAGCACGTGTAATGGGAAAATCACTGAGAAACGGGGTGTGGTGGTATTATCTCGATGAGGGTGTTTACGGATCTTTTTCCGGGAAAATTTACGATCATGCTGAATACCCGATGTTTGTAGCTAAAGATGGGGAGAGGTATAATTCTGTACTGGCCGGGCCCACATGCGATTCTATCGATATACTTTACGAGAATATCAGTCTGCCGCTGCTTGACATAGGTGATCTGATAATTTTTGAATCCATGGGTGCCTATACTTGCGCGAGTGCTTCGGCTTTCAATGGTTTCCCGAAAGCCAGGATAGTTGTTGTTGACTGA
- the speE gene encoding polyamine aminopropyltransferase, whose protein sequence is MQKHIRTVIKDKYIKQGRRLHIEALNPYFGYFYTVRKSLVKRKTKYQNIELIDTDEFGKVLLLDNMTQVVEKNEYHYHEPMVHPAMCSHSRPESVLVIGGGDGGIIREVLKYPVVKRVELAELDEDVIKFSRKYLSSVHAGSFDDPRVTVNIVDGRKFTETHAGEFDVIIMDMTDPFGPSRLLYTRDFFRSVKRALRNPGGIFVMHSESPISRPAAFASIQKTLSSVFNNVNPFFLYIQMYAVLWSITLSSESADPSKLKPAAIDKKLERCGIKNLQVYTGDTHKSMLARFPYIGQISKKQGRIITDARPDFPDDFLF, encoded by the coding sequence ATGCAGAAACATATTCGAACGGTAATTAAAGACAAGTATATCAAGCAGGGTCGAAGATTGCATATTGAAGCGCTGAATCCGTACTTTGGTTATTTCTATACGGTTCGAAAATCTCTGGTGAAAAGAAAGACAAAGTATCAGAATATTGAACTTATCGATACCGATGAGTTCGGCAAGGTTCTCCTTCTGGACAACATGACCCAGGTTGTTGAAAAAAATGAGTATCATTACCATGAACCTATGGTGCATCCCGCAATGTGTTCCCATTCCAGGCCTGAATCGGTGCTGGTGATTGGGGGCGGGGATGGAGGGATAATTCGTGAGGTCCTTAAATATCCTGTGGTGAAAAGGGTAGAACTGGCTGAGCTTGATGAGGATGTGATCAAGTTTTCCCGCAAGTATCTCTCTTCGGTACATGCAGGTTCTTTCGATGATCCCAGGGTAACAGTGAATATTGTGGACGGGAGGAAGTTTACTGAAACACATGCCGGAGAATTTGATGTCATTATAATGGACATGACAGATCCATTCGGGCCGTCCAGGTTGCTCTATACCCGGGATTTTTTCCGTAGTGTCAAACGGGCACTGAGAAATCCGGGCGGTATATTCGTGATGCATTCCGAGTCTCCGATTTCCAGGCCCGCTGCTTTTGCCAGTATCCAGAAGACGCTTTCATCAGTGTTTAATAACGTAAACCCGTTTTTTCTCTATATACAAATGTATGCAGTTCTCTGGTCAATAACACTCAGTTCCGAATCTGCAGATCCATCAAAGCTTAAACCGGCTGCAATTGACAAAAAACTGGAACGCTGCGGCATAAAGAATCTTCAAGTTTACACCGGAGACACTCACAAATCCATGCTTGCCAGGTTTCCTTACATCGGGCAAATATCAAAAAAGCAGGGACGTATTATAACCGATGCAAGACCGGATTTTCCCGATGATTTCCTTTTCTGA
- the speD gene encoding adenosylmethionine decarboxylase — translation MINRCHGRKIKLQGFNNLTKSLSFNIYDICYARSKASQIDYLEYIDEVYNSEKLRSILVEVTNIIQAKIVNISTQDYDPRGASVSVLINEGHHPRELEDVMFHLDKSHIAAHTYPENNTNTGIATFRVDIDVSTCGMISPLRALDFLIDSFDSDVVLMDYKVRGFTRDVNGRKVYIDQDITSIQDYISDEILDKYIAYDINIVSDNIFHSKMMLKSPRLDDYLFGPEIEKLSKKERARIKTLVKKEMQEIFECRNIFER, via the coding sequence GTGATTAATCGCTGCCATGGCAGAAAAATCAAACTTCAGGGTTTTAACAATCTTACAAAATCCCTGAGTTTCAACATCTACGATATCTGCTATGCACGCTCAAAGGCTTCACAGATTGATTATCTGGAGTATATTGACGAGGTTTACAACTCGGAAAAGCTCAGAAGCATTCTCGTTGAAGTGACAAACATAATCCAGGCAAAAATAGTCAATATCTCTACCCAGGACTACGATCCCCGAGGTGCCAGCGTCTCTGTGCTCATCAATGAGGGACATCATCCGCGGGAACTCGAGGATGTCATGTTTCACCTGGATAAGAGTCATATCGCTGCACATACATATCCGGAAAACAATACTAACACCGGTATAGCGACTTTCAGAGTTGATATCGATGTCTCCACCTGCGGGATGATATCTCCTCTGAGGGCTTTGGATTTTCTGATCGACAGCTTCGACTCCGATGTTGTTCTGATGGACTACAAGGTCAGAGGTTTTACACGTGATGTTAACGGACGCAAAGTGTATATTGATCAGGATATTACTTCCATCCAGGACTACATCTCCGATGAGATACTGGACAAGTATATTGCTTATGACATAAACATTGTATCTGATAACATCTTTCACAGCAAGATGATGCTAAAAAGTCCGAGGCTGGATGATTATCTTTTCGGCCCGGAGATAGAGAAACTCTCAAAAAAAGAACGCGCCAGAATTAAAACCCTCGTCAAGAAGGAGATGCAGGAGATTTTTGAATGCAGAAACATATTCGAACGGTAA